Proteins from a single region of Oncorhynchus gorbuscha isolate QuinsamMale2020 ecotype Even-year unplaced genomic scaffold, OgorEven_v1.0 Un_scaffold_988, whole genome shotgun sequence:
- the LOC124020927 gene encoding repetitive proline-rich cell wall protein 1-like yields MGLLAHPLYGPPYWLILLYGPPYWLILLYGPPYWLILLYGPPYWLILLYGPPYWLILLYGPPYWLILLYGPPYCLILLYGPPYWLILLYGPPYWLILLHGPPYWLILLYGPPYWLILLYGPPYWLILLYGPPYWLILLYGPPYWLILLHGPPYWLILLYGPPYWLILIYGPPYWLILLYGPPYWLILLYGPPYWLILIYGPPYWLILLL; encoded by the coding sequence ATGGGCCTCCTGGCTCATCCTCTCTACGGGCCTCCTTACTGGCTGATCCTGCTCTACGGGCCTCCTTACTGGCTGATCCTACTCTACGGGCCTCCTTACTGGCTGATCCTACTCTACGGGCCTCCTTACTGGCTGATCCTACTCTACGGGCCTCCTTACTGGCTGATCCTACTCTACGGGCCTCCTTACTGGCTGATCCTACTCTATGGGCCTCCTTACTGTCTGATCCTACTCTACGGGCCTCCTTACTGGCTGATCCTACTCTACGGGCCTCCTTACTGGCTCATCCTGCTCCACGGGCCTCCTTACTGGCTGATCCTACTCTACGGGCCTCCTTACTGGCTGATCCTACTCTACGGGCCTCCTTACTGGCTGATCCTACTCTACGGGCCTCCTTACTGGCTGATCCTGCTCTACGGGCCTCCTTACTGGCTGATCCTACTCCACGGGCCTCCTTACTGGCTCATCCTGCTCTACGGGCCTCCTTACTGGCTGATCCTGATCTACGGGCCTCCTTACTGGCTGATCCTGCTCTACGGGCCTCCTTACTGGCTGATCCTGCTCTATGGGCCTCCTTATTGGCTGATCCTGATCTACGGGCCTCCTTACTGGCTGATCCTActgctttag